The sequence AAGAGGACGCAGCCTGATGGAAGGGTCGATGGAAAGGGGTGAGTGGAATGAAGGATAGATTGTCAGGTTACCGCGATGCCATGGACAGAAGTGTGTTCAAAGAGGGAAAGTTCACGACGCGTCATAAACAGGAAGTATTCGTTAAGATCAAACAAAGAACAAGAAAAAGAAACGACTGGTTTCCGCGGATGATGAGTTTGTCCTTTGTGATTGTATTCCTGCTGATCGGCGTATATTTTATAACAGACATGATTTCAACTCCGGCCGATCAAGCGGAATCCCCTCCACAGGCGGAACCGGCAGTCACTGAAAATGGAACTGCTCCGCTGCCAATAGACGGAGAGGGCGTAAACAAGGATGAGGAACGTCCGGCTCCCTATGAGGAATGGCTCCAGGAATATCCTTACAAAGAGATCAAAAAGCATTTCGAGAACTACGAACTTCCGCAAGAAGGTCGGGTGGCGGACAGCCAATTCATTAATGGAATCACCTACGAAAATGGCTATACGTTCGACAGCAGAACGAAAGCCATGATGGCTCGGGAACATTCAGAAACAGGTCCGGCTGCACCGACCGAGGGGCAGAAGACAGGTGTCATCATGGGCCTCCTTAGCGACGCCGCTGCCATGGAGGAACCGGGGGACCGCACTAGTTCAAATGCATCCAGCCAAGTGGATCTACCGCTCTCCAGATTGAAGGAAATAAGAGAGCTGAACGACTTTGAACCCCTGGAAGCGTGGCTTGCGGAAACCGAAGAGATCCTTAACAAAGTTGATACCAGCGAGTCATGGGAAGGAAATAAAAGGTATTATTCGGAGGCATATCAAAGACTCCAGGAAATGAAGTCATTGATAGAAGGAAAAGAATAGAGACTTGCACACCCGATAGTGTTGCAAATTTTCACGATGGAAACTTGAACTGCTAGCGCAGTGAACAAAAGAGAGCGCTTGAATAAACATTTTGTGCACAGGTGTGCTTTTCGAGTCCTTACGATTTCCTTACGATTCCCTTAAAGGTTTTTAAAACCTCCTAAGAATAGCGTGCCTGTGCAGCAAACAAACGTGAATGTTTAAACAATCACGTTTGTTTGGTGCACAGGTGCGTTTTTTGAACAAATACGATTGTTTCTTGCGCTGGTGCACTTTTTACATATTTCCATGTACTGCGATATACTAAAGCTAACGCAAAATCGGGAGACAGGGGGCGGCGGGATTGTTTGAAATCATCGATGAAAAGAAAGCCCGGTTGGATGCTGCCAGGCCACTGCCTGCCTACACATTAAAAAGCTTGAAAGAGAAATTGTTCCTAGAGTGGACATATAATTCCAATGCCATTGAAGGGAATACGCTGACCATCAACGAGACAAAAGTGGTGCTGGAAGGAATTACGGTGGGAGGCAAGACGTTACGGGAGCATCTGGAAGTTATCAACCATCGGGATGCAATCCAATATGTCGAGGAAATTGTCCGAAACGAAGAACCGCTTTCCGAATGGCAGATCAAAAACCTGCATCGGCTCGTTCTGAAAGGGATTCATGAGGAACATGCCGGTGTCTATCGGAAAGAACAGGTTTTCATCTCAGGGGCGAACCATCGACCGCCTGCCCATTTTCTGATCCAAGAGGAAATGGAGCAGCTGTTGAGGTGGTATGAAACGGAAGGGACCCACCTCCATCCTGTTGAGCGCGGAGCTATGCTGCATGCCCTATTTGTCGGGATCCACCCGTTCATTGATGGGAACGGACGCACGTCCAGACTGTTGCTGAACCTGGAGATCATGAAAGAAGGATTTCCAGCGGTGGTCATCAAAGTCAGCAATCGGCTGGCTTATTACGAGGCGCTTGATAAAGCCCATACTACAGGGAATTATGATGATTTCATTGCCTTGGTGGCACGGGAAGTGGAAGACTCACTCGATTTGTATTTGAGTGTTCTGTAGAGGGAGAGCTATAGAGGGCTAAACGACACAAGAGGAACGACTGGAAGAGCGATCAGTACATGGAAGACTGTCAAGGCAGCGGACTGTTCTATACAGCAGGATACACGTCAGGCGGAGCGCCTTACGGGATAACATGGGTACAAGCAGAAACGGAAAATCTCTTTGCTGATGGTGCTGGAATTCCAGACATAGAAGATGATGATTTACCATTTTGAATAAAGTTACGGCATACGACTCTGTTTACCTCTGTTGCTGAGATATGAACTCATCCAAAAAGCCGGAACTCCTCTGAATGCTGAATTCAATGGAGTTCCGGTTTTTTAAATCTTACAGACGCTTCCGGATTGTAAAGTTATCCTCCAGCAGCAGCCAGTTCTGCGGGAATGGGTAGCCCAAGACCCAGTAGCTGACGCCGCGCAGGTTATACTGCTTCACCAGATCGAA comes from Sporosarcina trichiuri and encodes:
- a CDS encoding Fic family protein is translated as MFEIIDEKKARLDAARPLPAYTLKSLKEKLFLEWTYNSNAIEGNTLTINETKVVLEGITVGGKTLREHLEVINHRDAIQYVEEIVRNEEPLSEWQIKNLHRLVLKGIHEEHAGVYRKEQVFISGANHRPPAHFLIQEEMEQLLRWYETEGTHLHPVERGAMLHALFVGIHPFIDGNGRTSRLLLNLEIMKEGFPAVVIKVSNRLAYYEALDKAHTTGNYDDFIALVAREVEDSLDLYLSVL